The Grus americana isolate bGruAme1 chromosome 5, bGruAme1.mat, whole genome shotgun sequence region TTCTTATTTGATCCAAATCATAATAAATGTAGTTAGCtaagatatttaaaacaataagcCAGTAAGTTTGTAAAAAACCCAGAACTATATCACAATACTCTGTTAGGAAGAAGAATCTAGTACTTATGGAGGTGAAATAAATGTAACAGACAAAAGAGCACAAAGGAGAAATACCGATTATATTTATGGATGTGTGTTGAGAGGTGCAAAGCAAATGTAGGAAGATGTATTTGTTCTATACTAAGAGTTATAGAGTAAATCGACCCACTAAAATAGGCACGCACTAAATTCATAGTATCACTTTTAATATGCATTgaaggaaaaggataaaaaagccatttctgaCAAGAATCATAATTTAACTCTAATTTATTCTACTCTTAAatccatagatttttttttttttaaattgatctGTTTTTGAGAAGGCTGTTCCAATAAAGCATAGTTCTGAGAGAGAGACATTGCGGAATTATTTCATTATCTTCTCACTGGTTCTTGTGTGTCTAAATACAGGCAAGATTTTCATTTGGAAGATGCATGTCTGATCATTTCtcaaattacattttcctttctcttctagaAGGAACAGACTCAAAGAAAGAGCTTCTCTTTAGTGAACATGAGAACAAAGGCAATTCTGGGAAACACAGCTTTCAGTTATGGCAAACAGAAGCTGATTTCAGATACAGAATTGAGGAACTAGAGCAATTTTCCTCGAAGAAACAGTTACATACCATAACAATTTTGCAAATGTCATCCTTAGAAAGAGATGGCATTTTTAAATAGTCTATCTGAGCATGATTAAACAGAAACAGTGATTTAGAAAGAGTTGCACTGATTCACACTAGCTAAGAATCTGCTCCAGCAAGTCTATGCACAATCACCAATTTAAAACCATATTGCCGCATGAGACATTTCCCAAATAtctattcagaaaataaacaggaaaggcTACAAACCGAACAATCCTTTCTTCCTGCTTACAACCAAATAAAGATTTTCTTGATGAACTTTTAGAACAGTCTATTGCTCTTTAAAGAACATCtaacttttttaaagaatttgtaaaaatcacaaataaagCTCCTATGAGTCCCAAACTCTTCTCattaataaagaaagaaaaaaagcaaatgaaaaccaaGACATCATTGTGGTTTATGTTAACATATGGGGGGTATTAAAATGTAAGGAAGTGAACTGCACATACTTTTGGAGTAGATACTTACACATAAAGAAATTAAGAGTAAAGACAGAATTCAGGCCAAAATAGTTCACACAGCGCAACACAAACACATGCACCAGTCAGTCCCAGTAAATGTATTGAACATGCTGCCAAACAAAGCCAGAAATGTGCTGCACAGCCAGCCAGACCTTGTTTAACACGAGATGGGGATCACAGGGAACACAATCAGGAGACCAGATTTAGAGCTATTTAACAAAGCTTCCTTACTATGCcaagaagctttttttctgctgccctTTAATATTTGTCAAATAAGAGTGGAGTATACTCAGTTTGCTATTTAAAGATTCATCTCAGGCTGTAATTCTAAATAGAGAATGTGAAACATAGATGTCTCTGGGAAGAAATTTTGTCTTGAAACTTATTGCTGCTTCCTGCTTCTTTAGCCCAAGGTCTGTTTCTCACTAACTTATGGCACTGTATCAATTTCTGAAGAACACATGCTAAGGTTAAAGGTTTCTGTCAAATCAGTTCCACATCAGATACCGTGATGTCATATGTTAAAGACATCTCCAGGATTTATCTTAGCATTGCATAGTTTTGTATAAAGAAAGCGGCCAGTCATTGCTACTGGCTTCATCCCTTTGCATAGTTCCACTGAAAgggaaatgggggggaaaaaggattATTTCCACAATAAAAGAATGagtgaatatgaaaaaaaatgatatAATAATTCTGGAGAAAAGGCTTCCTCCTACAAGGGTCAGATATTAATTGaatcaaattaaaattcagtcaAAGCAGTggaattttgaaaatgaatcaTCAATTCACACGTATTTAGACCTTGTAATGCACTTTATTTGAAGCAATTCCTAGGATGCCGTTGGAATCAAAATCAGCAATATTCAATGAGTAGCCTCTgaaaaaccaacagaaagaaTGATCTGTTTTCTATGGAAATGTGTTTCCAGATTGATTAACTCTTGTGTCTAAGAAAATCCCAGCTCTGTTTGAAATTCTTCCTGCTGCTTTGGCATTTATAAAAGTGGATTCTCTTCTGCTTTAGAAGTAGTGAATGCATGGTGCCACTTTCTTACAATTAAGGCGCTAACAAGAATCTCTCTTTTACTTGGCCACTTGTTTTAGCAAACCATTTGGAGACCTAATTTCTAATTTCTCTAGAGGGTGGTGAATTCAGTCAGATTTGGTTGAAATAgatgtgaaaattaaatgaaagagtGGGGCTTTATAGGGAGAGTGACTGCATAAGATGTATTTCCTTAGGAAATTATGCTGAATAGATATATACATCTATGTTTGGTCTGGGTCTTATCAGACAGGTTATTACATTAGATGGAAGGAATCCACTCCAGCAGTTAGTATATTCCCTACATAAAGAACATATGTTTAAACACATCTATATTGACATGTGAGAGTGTGTGGAATAAGTCAATTGGAACAACACTGAAGttacttcctttcctttttttcccccacctttgCAGAGTATTTGGTGCCGCTATCCTGCTGACATCCTCCCTCAACATGTTAATACCGTCTGCAGCCAGGGTGCACTACGGGTGTGTCATCTTTGTTAGGATCTTGCAGGGCCTTGTAGAGGTATGGAAAAATTCTAAAATAAGCAGTAAATGTGATAGCTGCTTGTTAGCTTTTAATTAGCAATTGTAACTTttcaggggaaaataaaaactgctCTCAGTTTATGACTGATTTTCAGTGTAATGGATTTCAACGTATGAATTACAGCTATGTGATTTTCCTTCATCTATAAAATTACACAGCAAAGTTTTCCCTTGCTGAGAAGCCAGTGAGATACGTATTTAACATGGAAGTTTCACTGAAATCTTGTACTATACAGGACTTCTACTGGTGCTATTCTCAACAGTTATGTGCTGTCCAGCCTCACAGATTGCATCTATAATAAAGAATTAAGCTTCTATCATAGACCCTAAACATGCTCTTATTGGTATGAATGAGAGATTTACAGTGatttaagagaggaaaaaaaaaagagcctgcattctaaatttatttatttgtttctttactgaaagacagatttttaagcCTGTGATTGCTGGTTCTTTGTTTCTCAGGGCTACACACTTCTGTTGTGTGAGCTGATTTTAATTCATGTGCTTTGTTGTATAAAAAGACTCTGAAAGAAGGTGCAGAATGTGCTTGAAAGTTAGTCAATCAAGTTCTTAAAGTATACATGTATAAATATAGATCCATTCCTGAAAAGTGATCTGCATGTACGGAGGTGCGCTTGACTGCAAAGAGGAGAGGAACAGAAGCAAGTGggtaattacaaaataaaatagctattttaGACCCACTCATTTCTGTGATACTGGTCAAAGCAATTGTGAATGCAAAACTTCTCAAAGAGGACCGTCTGAAGGTTTACAATAAATCATGACAATCTTAAGATTAcatcttgattttttaaaaaaaaattaacaaaagacTGAAATGAACATTAAATTAGTTATAGGATCTTCTTTCAAAATAGAAGAATGTATTTTACAACCTTTTTTGTACAGTGAGACTGATAATCTCAACATTTATGATAATCTCAACATTTGCCAAAAGTTACtaattttttctacttcttgcataggaaacaaaacattaagTTAAAAGAGACTCTGTATAACTATGCATACCTCATAATAAATTTAAAGCATGAATTTTGTGAAAAAATGAATCtatatttcatattaaattttctaaaatgtcaGCACTGCAAGATGCCATGATTTCTGTGTAGTCTTCCTATGATTAAGTTAAAGGCTGGTTTTGAAGAAAGACCTAAAAATAACTGCTTTGAAATCAAACCAACTGATATCAGCCAATTATTTGCTTTAAGTGCTCAAGAAGGTTCATTAAAGACAAAGGTACCGAAAAACTTCTCTCTTaacattatatttttaagctCTCATTGAtcttattttctagttttagaGCAGTGGAAGAGTAATCTGTATTTCCTAAATTATACTTTAAATGTTAGATCAAAAAATGTTAGAAGGCCACCAAAACTGAGGGTTGGAGAAATGAGCCCAGCATTAGAAAGACTCCACAGGGTCTGTGTTTTCATCCTTCCATTGACTCTGGTACTTGTACATTgacattctttctttttaattcttcacaattttttcctggaagggagagggggaCCAAAAGGAAACAATTACGGTTTATATCTGTTTCATAAGGCCTCTTTAATGATTTGGAGTAATATACAAAACCCATTTCAACTTTAATAGAAATTGAAGTTTTTCTATGGCTGTGCTCAGACTTCACTGTAAAATGCAAAGCATTCTCAACTTCTTGTTTgtagcacttaaaaaaaaaaaaaaaaaaagagatgcaaaGACAATGAACTGAGTGATTGATATTGAGCAGCTAACTTGTGGCACACCCATTCTCCAGGGGGTCACCTACCCTGCCTGCCACGGTATTTGGAGCAAGTGGGCCCCCCCATTAGAAAGAAGTAGGTTAGCAACCACTTCCTTTTGTGGTAAGTAActttctatttttgtctttcttccaTCTGTAACGTATAAGTATTTTGAGACtgaatttttctcccttttcatcCACACATGTCTTGTTTTGTAGGTTCCTATGCAGGAGCTGTTATTGCAATGCCTTTAGCTGGAATTCTAGTGCAATATACTGGGTGGTCTTCGGTATTCTATGTGTATGGTATGCATTTTTGCTCATCTCACTCCAATATTGTCTGGCCTTATTCTACTCTTTCTATAAATGTAAAAGCTACTGTTcagaggccaaaaaaaaaaaaaaaaaaaaaaaagtgggtctGTAAAGCTAAAAATACAGTGTAGAGAAAAGGACAATGAAAGAATAGAATTTAAAGGAGAGAGTAGGAAAGCAACATTATTAAATAAGAAGAGAAGCTAGTTCATTGTGAAACCTTCATCGCTTCTAGTACAAGTAGTGCAAACTGCTATGCAGATCTATAGAATCTCAGATCATGTAACGTCGCTCTTCCATTTATACAACTGTAAGTTTAGAGTACATGCCCTAAGATGTCCTGATTTTTATCTGAAGGCTTACATAACTTCATTCACTCTAGTTGTGCTACCTTAACTTacactgatggaaaaaaatgtcccAAAGGAGTTCATTCTGCAGTGTAAACTTGATGTGACTTAGAGGGAAATCTTATAGAAATTTAGTAAACTACTCAGGAAGCGCATTGTTATGTTGAAAACAATGCCACAATCTGGTATTTTGCAAGTAAAAAATTTAGTGCAGTAATCAAACAACAGTGGCTTAAAGCAGAATGGAACTTCATTTATAGTCTGgtgaaatgaaatggaagccATTTCATGGCATTTTGTTGTACAAATTGATGTTAAAATATGAGTGAATATTCACTTACAGttaaataattctgtaaatGAAACGAAGACTTCACTGAGTTCCAGTTCGGcatgtattttgcaaaaaatgttatttacagGATCCAACTCTCTGTTAGAATGACTCAATAGGGAAGCAGTAGCAACAATTGACATTTAAATTTGTAATGAttattcacagatttttttccttgtttgctgCTTTACTGTGcacttctttttaaagtctttcttTCCATTCCAAAGGGAGCTTTGGTATAGTCTGGTATATGTTTTGGCTTTTGGTTTCATACGAGAGCCCTGCAAAGCATCCTACGATCACAGATGAAGAAAGGAGATACATAGAAGAAAGCATTGGAGAGAGTGCCAACCTTCTAGGTGCAATGGAAGTAAGAATACTACTCACAAACTTGTTTCCTATGAGATAGTAATAAACTCCCCCAAAAATGAATAGAAACAACAAAATACCCATCAAATACCCTTCTTCTTTAAGATAGAAAAGCATACTTCaaacatttgaatttctttGGGGGGTGGGGATATCTGAAATCTACTGATGAATTTCTGGGTGGATATTGCTTCTGCAAGAAGAGAATAGAGGTTCCAGTTCTTCTAGCAGATCACTCATGGAatttatgccttttttcctactccaaagtatataaaaaacccctaccGATTCATTTGAAATTGCAGTTTTATTGAGACTTTCATAGTACCTTGAGTTCAAGTGGTTCATTTCCTTCCTATATAACCCCTTCTGGAAGGTTTTCCTCTTCCTAAAAGTACACTGGAGGAACAGCTCTACTCAGTGTCTCTTGAGGTCCtcagaacatcagaaaaaaagcaaatcctgACTATTCTAGGTTTCATTTGCAAGACAGACTGCAAGTTGCAATAGAGCATGCTAGGAGAGCCATAGGAATGTTCCCCATTATTGTGGTAACTTTGCTGGAAACGTGCTATCAAGGCTCTCCTGACTTAGTTCTGTATTGGATTAGTTCTCAAGAACTCCTAAAAACCAGCAGAGAATTTTCTAGCTATTTAATAATCCTATCAtgctaaataatatttttttttattcctctaaCTATtgaaaagctttaaagaaacTATCACTATGCTTACTAActcaagaaagtaaaaaaattttgGTTCTTAAGCCTCACTTCTGCTCACATTTGTACACCATCCATTCCCAGTAGACTCTCGCTACCACTCTTCATGATGTTTTCTAATTGGTCAGAACATTGGTTCTTGATTGAAGTCAGGAATAAACCATTTCTCTCTTAGTGAAGAAACTTTGATCCAGATTAAACAGAGAATTGAAAATATTGTAGAGTCATTTCTTTGATAGCTGACATTTTTAGGTGTTCTTGGCGAGTGTCTCGGTTGATACTTAACAGTATTCAGCAGTGTTCATGGTTTCTTATACCTGTAACTGCTGTTGAAAACCTTAGGTGAAATGAGATATTTCAAAGGATGGCCATAGAATTCTAACTTGGGCTGGATATTTTGTGTctattttttattgttgcttttcaattaaacattttttggaAGTGATTAGTTTCTTCGCATAGTATCAAGGTATCTTTTCTATCTGGCTTCTCATTAATTAAGTCACACAATCCTTAGCTCTCACTTAAGTGTAATTTAATGTGTATACAAGGTATTGCATATATCTATCTCTGGGCTGGCTTTCTTTGAAGAAGAGCCAGTATTCAAATCAGCGGTAGACCAAATTCAGCCTGAAACCTTGCTGAAGCGATTTTCAAACACTCTTCTCGGTCTGGATCCTGTATTTGGATCAACACAGATGGGCAGAACCCTGGGCTCACAGAGAGGTGCTGGGACTCAGCAGGATTGTAGTTCTAtccatctgtctttttttttttttccccctccattatgcaattcattttaaaaatacaataaaacaaacaacataTATATTGACTAAGCAGTTTCAGCTGAGGCTTGATTATTCAGAATGCTGGGATTAGGACTTAAATGCTAAAATACatgcttaaaataaatctggatGAAATAGTGCACTTACAGTGTAAAATCTGACTGCTGCCTTTGATGCAGCAacattgtcttttaaaaacacattattattttggatttagtataTTCATGTTTACATGATTGAGATAATGGCACTTGTACATGAGTGTTGTGACACAGCTAAGTATCACTGAGTTTGTCCACTTGTGCATTTTGTAGTAATTTTTACTTGCTTAcgtttttaaattaaattttgatcATCCAAATGTGGATGCATGTACTTTATGATAACTGAAGTCATTGGAATTCAGATATGTAAAACTGTACATATATGAGCTTGCTGGAGTATAGGTAAAAATGATAATGGTCAAAATGGTGACTGGATCCCCCTTTCTatgtttcagaaatataaaactCCATGGAGAAAATTTTTTACATCTATGCCAGTCTATGCAATAATTGTTGCAAACTTCTGTAGAAGCTGGACTTTTTACTTGCTGCTTATTAGTCAGCCTGCTTACTTTGAGGAAGTCTTTGGATTTGAAATAAGCAAGGTatgtaaaaaaatgtaaagcttttATCTTAGCTAAGTAAATATCAGAGCTACATTTGTGGTATTCATTAGGAGGAGAAAAGTGTTCTGCATCTTTATCATGGGTTTACAAGTCTTAAATCTTGTCCCTCCCAGTTACTGTTCCCTTGACCAGCACACGTAAGTGAAGTAACAAGAATGATGAAGGGTTGGATAGGGGAAGGTGAAGGCAGGATGAGATTTAGTGATGATCTTCTTGGGGCCATGCTGCAAAAAGACCTTCAGTTAAGTGCTTGAAACCAGATCATGCATAGTATTAGAAAGGTATTGAGAGACCCATTACACTTCTGTCCCTGGGGGCTTGTGCTTTTGAGAGACCTGTATTCTTTTGATAATTGTTCCACGAGGTATTGTCACCCGAAATTGTGGTTTAAGTGACAATTAGATGAGTAGCTTCCAAAGTGTTGCCATATTATGGAGTATTGTCAAAATTATGTAATGCCATCCTGGATTTAAAGATGGGCTTCCATCTTTAGCTGGAGTTATTTTAAGAAGCTTTGCTATGCTTGAAACATCATCTGTTACTCATGCAGTAAGAATGGTTGCATCCTGTAGAATTAATCTGATCATTTTGTTCTAGGAGATTTTTCTGAGAGTGTATTCAAAGAAACACGGAGCTTTGTAAACAGTGACAGCAAAGTCACTTGTCACCTGCTGTGGATATGGATGCTCATAAATCAATAGTCATTATTTAGTCAGGAACACCTCAAAGCAGTAACTGTGGTACCATAGTTACCTCATAGCTAATATCTGGCTTATTGGGAGAAACATCTATTAACATGACGCTAGCTGTCACAACATAGTTGTCACATATATAAACTGCAGTGAAATACACAATTTCACTTGAATTGAAGAGaaaccttgttttctttttgttctcatGGAGTCTGTCTACTCTGCACGCTGAGGGAAGTCATGTTGGACACCAGGCCAGCTGACACACTGCTCAGACAGGAATTCTGCAAAAACCCTTGTGCTTAAGCACCTTTTCAGATATACACAATAATCAGAATTCCCTATTAGAACAAAATGCCATGTGTACTAAACCAAACTATCTGCGAGGCAGTTATGCTGACAGGAGATAGCAGGTGGCAGTTCGTGCCACGCTCACAGATACCCtatcctgctttgaaggaatgGTCTtcaaatatattattatatctTGGAACAGCCATCACAAAATTATTATGGCTTACTTTGCCAGTATGTATAGCATTTTGAATATTGTCAATGGATATTTAGCATGTTATCTTGCACTACGTACAGTTTCTCAGACATATCTTTTGCCCACGTGAAATTTGAAGCTTGAGGGATGGTCAGAAATCAAAGGCAAATGGCCATTGGGCATGTGAGGATGATCCATAGGGAATCTCTCTAGACATGTTAGTTTGCTGGTCAATGCTACACCTAACACATCACCAATAGAAATGTAGCTATTCAGTTCAACACATTTGATCatgaattttctgaaaagaaagggcAGAAGGGTTGTAAGTCAGGGGGAAAAAGCCATTAGCTTAAACATAAACTGTGAAAACAATCTGTAAACAAAAAGCGTCACCACATCGGAGGTTCTTAAAAACTCTACCTGTCCTTCATATAATATAACAACAACTTAAGATCaccagttttgttcttttaataaaCCAGGTTAAGATTTTTAGTTTTAGCACATAGCCTGAAATTGAAGAGAAACAAATGGTTGCTGaatgcttcagaaaatgaagaattaatattttcttatggTTTATACTCTGCTAATTCTAATGATTATTTTAGGTGGGTATCTTATCTGCTGTGCCGCATTTAGTGATGACAATTATTGTCCCTATTGGGGGACAAATTGCCGACTTTTTAAGAAGCAGGCAGATTCTTTCAACCACTACTGTGAGAAAGATAATGAACTGTGGAGGTAAGTCTTCCTAACGTATTAAAAGCTTCTTGTACAGGTTCAATGTCCCTATAGTATGCTGTATACAGTAAACAAACTGCATGGGTTTATGTACTTACGAAGCAATACTTTGCGCATTTTTTGTGTATTACAAATGTGGTTACTAAATAAAAGTAAACACAGTTGTACTTATTCCGAGTTTCAATATAGATTTAAAAGAGCATTCAGACTGTTAAAAACCAGATGAGCTTCTGGGGGGTGATTTGCCTGCCCTAAACTACTTACTGAATCTTAGCTCCTCATCTAAACACCCTCTGCACTGAGAGAGCCCTGACAACTACCTGAGATTACGTTCTGACCTCTGAGAGGTTAAAGTCACACAAGCTGGATCCCGGCTGTGATAAGGGCTGCAAAATTCATAAGCAGGTTGAGTGTATATTCCCATTAGGATTGGCTGAAACAACCTAACCAAATcacaagtatttcttttcatcatAAAATTGACAGGAAGTAACAATAAATTAGCatacaaagaataaaataaatattatttgagATAGCAAGAACATATGTTGTTTAGGGATGAAAGAAATACCTGATTATATTCCACTCTGAGGTAGTGTTTTGCCTCTGTCTTCCTATGAAATATTACCATATCCTAAGGTCGGCACTATTTGAGAGAATGAAATCTGATGCCTGATTTTCTTTATGATTTCCCCAGGTTTTGGTATGGAAGCGACTCTTCTTCTCGTGGTGGGATATTCTCACAGTAAAGGAGTGGCTATTTCATTCTTAGTGCTTGCAGTAGGCTTTAGTGGATTCGCCATATCTGGTAAGATTATATTACAGGttttagtaaattattttatctgaagAGGTAGAATAtctcatttgttttttattcacTGACAATAATTTAAACAAACTCAGAATTCCAAATGACATTATTTATGATCTTTACACAGGAATGTAATGATCATAAATATACAGTACAATCAGCACGACATCTTTTATGttagattatttttgttcaaataCTTCAATCTTTTCCATATTCATTGCAGCaaattggattttcttttcagtgagaTACCAATGTACATCAtagatttttcttgaaataaaacgTATAACACAAGTGGACTTATATTATACAATGATACCTAAATTTACACATCTTTGTTTAAATACAGgtcttttactatttttttccactgtataTTAGTTAAAGCTTTGTTAGTGTTGCATTTTTTGTTACTATGGGGCCTAATcactagcaatttttttctgatttaaaattcagctcttcccctttcctGCTGATATATCACCCCTTTGCCTTTCCCAAACACAAGTCACCTGGCCTTCCCTTGTTTTCCCACTGTGATCTTAGTATCCTCTCCCATGCTGGTTCCTTATGTCTAAAACAggctctcttttcttttgtgccAGACATCTAAACTCTCCTTAATCAAACCTGTCCTTAATCCCACGTATTCTGCAAGGTATCACGCTTGCTTCGTACAACGTGAAAAGTGTACTGTACTTTCGCTAACAGTTATCTGTATCATATTGCTCACGTTTTCCCTTCTATTATCTTGCCATATCCAAAGGTTTGGTTTCTGCTTTCACTTACTTAAGTGCTTATTTTGGGGACAATGAGTTCTGTCACTTCAGGGAAGGATGTGCTTTTTCTAAGGTTATTTAGTTACCGCACAAATTCGAACAGAATGAAGCTGTTGGAAATGCAACagaataaacaaatatttataaaaataattaatacatCACTTATAGATAGTCTCTTTTTACTCCATATTATCACTCATAACAGCAGGGAACTCCCTTCTGCCGGTCTGTGTGACAAAAAGAATAATATGGAATATAGGGAAGGAAAGTGGTAcaagctggaaaaagaaatgacatgTTATTTACAGCATGAAAAGGTCGTGAATGATACTGCAAAACTATGACTTTCTCCTTGCCTAAATATCTTCTGAGTTCTCTACTCCACACAGTCACTACtgggatattttttaaaactgcaattttgggaagaaaatatatttggtatgcttttataatatatttttaaaagaaaatgaaaacccagAGTCTCTCTAAGAATATTTCACCATTGTAAGCCGTTTcgagaaaaacaaatgcaattaaACTGCCCAAATATGTCATAGTAAAATTGTCAAGTGATAGCACTacttttcagaactgaaataatGTTCTGCTTTTGCTACGAAAGTTTGCTGACATTTGTATTGCAGGATTCAATGTCAACCACTTAGACATTGCCCCGAGGTATGCCAGCATCTTAATGGGGATTTCTAATGGAGTCGGGACCTTGTCTGGAATGGTTTGCCCTATAATTGTTGGAGCGATGACAAAGAACAAGGTAAACGGCAATACAGTTTTCAAATCTTCCAGTTTAATGCTATGAGTTTCAAGAAAAAGACCTTTCCATAGTACAACTTGCCAGGATATCTGTATTAGAGTCTGGGACCTCAAGGGGATAGCATCCAGGAACTTGCAAATTTGAAGCGTGCTTCACAATATGCTCACTAGGTCAATGCTTTTGTAGGCTAATGAATAGtgatttttcaaaggaagatgGATACAAATAATTGGAAACTCAACGCTTAAATGTTTTAGTTGTGCTGACTATCACAGCCTCGATCCCTAATTTAAATCTTTCAGCTCAGGAGAGTTAGCTAAGTCTATGCACTGGTCTGATTTAGCAAATGTCTTCTTTACAGACACGTGAAGAGTGGCAGTATGTCTTCCTCATTGCTGCTTTAGTTCATTACGGAGGTGTTATCTTCTATGGCATATTtgcttcaggagagaaacaacCTTGGGCAGACCCTGAACAGACAAGTGAAGAGAAGTGTGGCTTTATTCACGAAGATGAACTTGCTGAAGAGACAGGGGACATTACTCAGAATTATGTAAATTATGGTACCACCAAGTCTTATGGTGCTACAACCCAGGTCAACGGTGGCTGGCCTAATGgttgggagaaaaaa contains the following coding sequences:
- the SLC17A6 gene encoding vesicular glutamate transporter 2 — encoded protein: MESVKQRILTPGKEGLKNFAGKSLGQLYRVLEKRQKPGDTIELTEDGKPMEMPEKKAPLCDCTCFGLPRRYIIAIMSGLGFCISFGIRCNLGVAIVDMVNNSTIHRGGKIIKEKAKFNWDPETVGMIHGSFFWGYIITQIPGGYISSRLAANRVFGAAILLTSSLNMLIPSAARVHYGCVIFVRILQGLVEGVTYPACHGIWSKWAPPLERSRLATTSFCGSYAGAVIAMPLAGILVQYTGWSSVFYVYGSFGIVWYMFWLLVSYESPAKHPTITDEERRYIEESIGESANLLGAMEKYKTPWRKFFTSMPVYAIIVANFCRSWTFYLLLISQPAYFEEVFGFEISKVGILSAVPHLVMTIIVPIGGQIADFLRSRQILSTTTVRKIMNCGGFGMEATLLLVVGYSHSKGVAISFLVLAVGFSGFAISGFNVNHLDIAPRYASILMGISNGVGTLSGMVCPIIVGAMTKNKTREEWQYVFLIAALVHYGGVIFYGIFASGEKQPWADPEQTSEEKCGFIHEDELAEETGDITQNYVNYGTTKSYGATTQVNGGWPNGWEKKEEFVQEEVQDSYNYKEGDYS